Below is a window of Mus caroli chromosome 2, CAROLI_EIJ_v1.1, whole genome shotgun sequence DNA.
CCTATCATATTTTCTTAATGGATTGATACTTAACTTATTCTCTCTCCTAATGCTGACCCAATTCTTGTCCTTGTACTACAAGTATTGTGGATATGTGCCAGAAACACATTATGAATTATTAATAACAACCTGTCATTTCTAATCGGCACTGAAAGGGATCCCTCATTGAACAAAAGATGTATAATGTTAAAATTGGctttagggaaggaagaagataaTTATATATGGGAGAACAACTACACACAaatcaaaaaataagaaaattggaGCTAATTCATATGGTATAATGTCTGCCACTATtgatcatatttaaattttactgaATTTATACAGGTGCTCATTTTATCAATTGCAGTAATAAAATTTAACCTCTGGCTTAGAAATCTAGTAACTACACTGACCATGTACTAAATATCAAAGTGCACATTTCTTTTCAAAGTGCCTGTGATGATAATACATGGGTTGAGTCTAGAGCATTATTTTACTAATCtaagcatatatgtgtacattgcCTCAAGAGGTAACAGACAATTTAGCTTGAAGCATTGTTACAAACTCTTCTAAAACACCATCTGTTAGAAttccaagtaaataaataactaaataacatGTCAATTGATCCACTGCAATTGTTAATGGAACTTAGATATGAAGGTAATTATAGCAAGTCCTTAaaggacaggagacagaggttTTATTTCTGATGGAATTCACTAGAGGGTTAAGGCATTGACTTCACATGAAGGTTTAAGGGAATTGGCTCATTGTCAGGGGTACCAACTATTTGATCCTCCAGGGTTTCTGGCAGCATCATAAACAGCTTTTTTAGGGATGGAAATATGCTGACAATTCCCCAGCTTTTGTCCAGGCCTAAGAGACAAGCAGGCAGCTGCTGGATTTGGAAAGATACAGGCTAAAGAATCCGGCTAGTTTATTTTATCTAAAGTTGTTTTTCCCCTAATTGAGTAATTTTAATATGGAACCTGACTGAGGGTCCTGCAAAGTACCTACTCTTCTTGGGAGACTACACAATAGTTAGGGTGATAAATAACCAAAAGGACACATAATTTTCATAGATTACAAAGtgtttcattgatatttttagcTGCATCTTATCATATTGACAACTCCTAAATACTTTGTCTGATACTACAATGATATAAAAGTTATATGATGTACAAAGAATGCTTTTGCCTACTACATTTATGCTTTATTAAGGAATTTATTGGTGCTCTCACTGTATTAAAGTAAAACCCCACAGCTTTACATACACAACCAAGAATCTTAGCAGTCTAAAACTACTTTTAAGAGAACAACAATGGTTTGaccaaattaatttaaaactatgcTCTTTCAAACTGTAACTTTATTTTcctcaaattctttaaaaattaaccaaCAAGATGAATTTTATGAAAAACTAAGAGACAAAATATAATATGTAAGAGCATTGAGTGTTCAAGCACATAAACTATAGGTATTGAatgaattatattatatatacaatacaaaaataataattaaaagtcaTTTGCTCATCATTTCACCATTCAAAGGGTCACTTGTTCTATTTAAGTGAAATGCATAAATGTGAGAACACATGGAAAACAGAGTTATTGGGAGAATATGTTAACAGCACTTAGTCAAAAGTGATCATCTTCATGCATGTGGTCGTATTGTCTGTGTTGCTTTCCTGAAGGCATCTTTGACATCTTTGTTTCTTAGGCTATAGATGAGAGGGTTGAGCAATGGGTTGACTACAGTGTAGAAGAGGGCAGCCACTTTGTCCTTTTCTAGTGAGTAGGTTGAACTAGGCCTTGAATACATGAACAGCAAGGAACCATAGAACAGCATGACAGAAACCAGGTGAGAGGCACAGGTAGAGAAAGCTTTACGTCTTCCTGAAGCTGAGCGGATCCTCAAGATAGCCAGCAGGATGTTGAAGTAGGAAATGAGGATGGCAAGAATGCTGGAGAGCACCGTGAAGCCCACCACACCCAGGAGGACTTTTTCATAGACACGGGTATCTGTACAGGACATTTTTACCAAGGGTGGTGCATCACAGAAAAAGTGGTCAATAATATTTTTACCACAGAAAGTTAGCCGGAAGGTGTTTGCAGTATGGGCTATGGCATTCAAAAATCCCCCTATGTAACACCCAGCTACTAGCCCAGTACAGAGAGAAGATGACATGATGCTTGAATAGATCAATGGACTACAAATTGCAGAATGTCGGTCATAAGCCATGGCTGCCAGCAGGTAACACTCAGTGTAGGCTACAACACAGGAGAAGAACAGCTGAGCCCCACATCCAGCCAAGGAAATGCGTTTGTCTTCTGAGATACAAGTGGCCAATATTTTGGGGGTATATACAGAAGTATACCAGAAATCCAAAAATGACAGATTGCTGATGAAAAAGTACATAGGTGTATGCAGTCTAGAATCAATACGGATTAAAACAACCAGCAACATGTTCCCTGACAGTGTCAACAAGTAGATGGTTAGAAATATTCCAAATAGAATCAGCTGCCAGTGGGGGTCTGCTGAAAAGCCCACAAGGATGAATTCAGTCAGGATGGTACGATTGTCCAACTCCATGTCCACAGAGGAAAACCTGGTCATCAATAAACATCAAATAATGATAGCAAACATTTCAGGTAATTTATGAAATACCAGAAAGTCTATAAGCTTTTATTATCCTAAATTATAAAACTTTAGTATATGACTTTAAAATACTATAACAATTGTGGTATAAATGACTTTCAAATTAGAAAAATTTACATAGTAGCTTCAATGCAGAGCATGGAATTGGTGAGAGAAATAGCTTATAGAATTGTTCAATAAACAACTGGCATTTCCCCcaattatataaagaatatagGTATAAAAATGCCCAGAACAAAGTTTGGTCAGTTGTCATCACTCATAATACTGAAGTACTCTGGGTTGAACATGGTGTCATAAGCCTACACACAGGAGagtgagacaagaggatcctAAATTCACATTCATCTTATGCTTTCATAGTATCTCTAACagaaagttcacacacacacacacacacacacacacacacacacaaaactttaatTTGTTTCCATAGTTAATTAAGAATTTCTCATGTGTCAAGAATTAAAGTTCATATGCATCATTTTTCTGCTTGTGTAACACGGAAAAGAACACACTCATTATAGATCATATTGCAGGTACTATATTGAACTCTATGATTAATTTAATTTACAGAATTCATATATTATTTGCATAGCTCATGTGACATTGCATACTTCATGATATAATTCATGAAGCTCAAGTGTGTAGAATGTATTTAATCAGTCACACAGCCAAGTAAAAATGTGTGTTAAGGAGACTtagaaactacacacacacacacacacacacacacatatgtatcataCCAGTATGCTATTGTGCCATAGACTACAGACAACTCTAATATTTACTTAAAACTCTAGAAAAATATTTCACACATTCTCCCATTAAAGAGTAATTAATGGGACTAGTGAAGTGATTCATCAGGTGAACACTCCTGCAGCCAAGATTGACAATCtcagtttgattctcagaacccacatggtaggaggagaaaTGTGATTCATattcaaattgtcctctgacttgtacacctcacacacatacacacacacatacacacacacacacatacacacaaactgtAGTAACAACTAAATGAgatgaaaatcaaataaaacatcaGTGTTTGAGGATGTTGTATTCAATCcagttataatattttatattgtttttaaatgtcagatAGTACTATATGAATTTGTACAGATTTTAATGTTTTGGGGTATCTGTAAaaagttatttacattttaaatagtgAGAAATGGAATTAAGAGAGGGTGACAGGAAGTCTGGCAAGCCTGAAGGAacaatgggagggagagaggaaagaaggaaacaaggaaagaaggaTAAAAGGAAGGGCAAAAGTGACCCAGGGAGAAAAAAAGTGAGAGAAGAAAGCTGTATTTTCAAAGATGTGTATGACTTATAGTGATTATATATTTCACCCATATTTCTGAAGATAATATCAAGtcagaattattttataaataaaagtcaTGTACTATTTACTTTATTCCATGATCTGAGATACGTAAATATCAGTCAGGATTTTCTTATGTAGTAGATATTAAACACAAGGTAGAACTTTTCTTTTGCTTAGCTTATAAGAGACTGAGGAACAATGAAGCATGAACTTAGAATGCTGTTTTCCCCAAAATGCTAAGAATTCTTTAAAACACAATCAAAATCAGAACCATAATAAAGAGTAGATTTTTACCTCCAGCTGTTTATGCAGAGTGACAATCTAGAAACAAACAGTAGTTGTTGATGCATTACAATTTTCAAAACGCTCGCTTTTGAGCAAAGCCAGATAATATTATCACAAGTGTacactcaagatttttttttccctcttcacaATCAGGACGCAAGGAACTTGAAATTGTTTCACTAAGCACAGGATTTAACTGAGGTATTGTGGTCAGCACAGCTTGAAGATGTAAAGCTGTTGACTTCTATCACTTCTGCTATACTATACATTGCTTTCATTAACATATATGGTACAAGCAGCTTAATCCTACCCTTGATGTTCTGTAATCAGGCTATAACTTACCTTGAGACTATCACTCTCACTAGTCCTATCTTACTTTATAACTCAGCATTCTAGACACTCACATCTGATTTGTTCATAATGTTTAATATGGTATAGatgttccagaggacccagttttctttgttttgctcccAAGCTGTGGATTTGTTGTTTTGGACATTCCCTAATTATAGGGTTTTATCTTTGAACACTTTCTTTAACCTCTAATTCTACTtcacccctttcttttctttttctttttcaaatataacaTCTCTGAGCAGTATCAAAGGACTTTTAGCAGTGTGTTTCCTGTTCCTGCAACAGTAGTTGATGGACATCTTCATGGTCAATATACTAGTCTCTTTAAGGCAATTGAAAATGCCTTTATCTGGTTATGACCCATTGTTAGTCACTTAAAAACAACATTCCTTATTTCTCACCAATAATTCTCATCCTTATGACTCCATTGAGCTCCTACTGTGTTAATTAATCACTGTTGAAATAATCTCATTTACCAACCTTTATCTGTTTTTAATGCATTAATTGCTCATTTCTCCTCAATAAAATTCAACTTCATTGGGCAAAATATTTTTCTGCTCATTCCTGCTATATTGTGGCACTGAGAATTTTTATGtgataaacaaatacatacatgatcATATATCTTGAACTTTTATTTACTAAATGATTGCATACATCcaaaagaacttcaagtatttatatttaaaattcagtgtAGTATTATCATTAAATGTCTGACAACAAAAAATTTTCCTCAAGGGTGGCATACTATATCACAGcaataaggaagaaaattcatttcaaaaagaaaatttattccCAGAATTTCAAATCCATtctgaatctgaaaaaaaaatgcttattataCATGGTCATTAAAATACAATGCACACAAAGTGCCAGAACAAAACATGATAGGGCACACAGACaggatggctttttaaaatgcattgccTGTGTATCTGCCCTGTTCCACATTGTTTCAATTAAGTAAGAAAACTTTAATTATATCTCTTTGATCTCTAAAAATCAGTTCTAAGAAGTGGAAGAAACACATACCACTTGTCAAACTTCACAGAGTACCACAAACAATGGAGCTGAAAGCAATCCACACATTCTAATGTTTCACTGTGCAATTAAACACAGTGAAATTCAAATATTTCAATACAAATATCAGACATGTAGTCAAATTGTATAATAAGAACAAACAATAGAATATTAACTGAaatgtatatgcttatatgtatatattctgtgcgtgtgtttgtgtgcatgcatgtgtgtgtgtgtgtgtgtgtatgtgtatacatttatatttatgtctaGCATAGCAGTGATCTTTGGGTTGCCTAGCCCAAatctatataatattttcttgtttattgtaGCTGAGGTTCCAGTTAGAGAATAATGCTTAGGTTTCATTTCAGGTACTTACTCTTTGCAAAGCCAGTACTTGGAAGTGACACAGTTTACTTTCTTTTGGTATTTTGATGTGTCTTTGTTTGACccaatatatattatttcttcatttgtccATTGAGACTTCTACATAGCAACCAGAAATATATACTTCATTCTCCAAAGACACAATTAGAATTCACTTGGAGTTTGGGGGATGATGTATCATTTAGAGTATAGTCAAAGGAGTCATGCTATATTAAAATTTGAGTATACACAACTAAGCCACAATATAAGCATAAAATATTTGATGATAGAGTTTTTCAAATGATGCTACACAGAATTTCTAGAATATACCATTGTTCtaattttttgctttttgccatattcttttctctgtgtaCAGACTACCATCCCTATGTAGACTTAGAAGCTGACTAATGTCTCCTACAATATATTGAATCTATGATTCTAGTGCCCCGTAATACAATTTATTATGCGATAGAGCCTTTTCGATAGGATGATGGTTAAGATCAGAGGAGGTAATGAATGGACCCTCACCCTAATTTTTTATATACAAAGAGATGCCAGGGACATAAGTAAACAGAGAGGTCACTTGTGAGCATAGAATAGAGGAGCTAACTTTAAGGTAGGCAGAGAGACATCAGAAGAAATCAGTTCTTCCAAGATCTTGAACTTGGATTGTATTCTGAgagaaattctgaaagaaaatgcATGCTTAGTTTGACTAGTGTATCATGTTTCCTTATGGAGTTCCTTGCATATTAATATGCTTGATTATACATACAAAGATTTTTATGGTGGTAAATGTCATGCTTTATATGCAAAAATCCTCTCAAATGTGATTCCCACAATAAATTTTCTCTAGATTTTaattacacaaaaacaaaataaacaagcatattatagttgtttattttgagagagagagagagagagagagagagagagagagagagagatcaatgaaaacaaaatctggTCCTTAGATTTCATCATGTTACCTGGAGTAACCTAAGAAACTGGAAAGTAAAATGGTattgttggggagttggggaGCTATATAGAGAAGAATAGCTGGACACACATGATCaatctgaagaaggaaattgaataAAGGTGGGAAAATGAGGGGGAgataaaacagaaggaaggaggaaggaaaataacAGTAGTGATGTctgaaaaaattacaaagaatccTAGTACTGAATATTTCTTCCCAAATACCAATAACACACTTAGGTCTGTGAATACCTATGTCCTATCTGAGCTGACAGTGCTCCTTCTAAGAGCCATATAGTATCACACAAAGGCTCCAATGCCAAtcatgaaaagattttttttttcattttgttaaaaagGATTGTCACAGAGACTCCCAATACATAATAGGCTATTAGCCTTGCTTTTCTTATGGCACAGAGGTAAAAGGAACATCCCTATTGCTGAGGACATCATGGACTTCAGAGACAGGATGCAGAGGGACCAAGCTGTATCTGACCTGGAAGTTTCTTCTCTGTGGACTAGCTTTCCTACTATGAGAAGATGCCTATAAATTTTTAAAGGTGGCAAACAACCAATAGTCCTATCCTACTATGAAACATATAAACCATGAAAACAAATAGAATGGCACAATAACCAAAAGTATGAAATTGAGGCATACATATTTTTTTGTGGTAGCCGATAGCCCTCCAGTTAAAGTTAAAGCCATCTGAACAACAgtgaaatcatgcctggtactggaaaagTTGCTAACTACCTCAGGCTGTTAAAGGCTTGAGTCTTGAAGGAGAAGCTATAACCACCATTTTGTTATACCAGTAAATTCTATAATTGTGTTCTAAGTTCTTATCCTTATATCACAGATACATGTACTTCTTATCCCTCATCAAAGCAGTGAGAAGGAAATATATATTTTGCAGCAGAccaaaagaattacagaaaatcacattcatctatctatctatctcctatctatctatctatctatctatctat
It encodes the following:
- the LOC110290280 gene encoding olfactory receptor 9G4; amino-acid sequence: MELDNRTILTEFILVGFSADPHWQLILFGIFLTIYLLTLSGNMLLVVLIRIDSRLHTPMYFFISNLSFLDFWYTSVYTPKILATCISEDKRISLAGCGAQLFFSCVVAYTECYLLAAMAYDRHSAICSPLIYSSIMSSSLCTGLVAGCYIGGFLNAIAHTANTFRLTFCGKNIIDHFFCDAPPLVKMSCTDTRVYEKVLLGVVGFTVLSSILAILISYFNILLAILRIRSASGRRKAFSTCASHLVSVMLFYGSLLFMYSRPSSTYSLEKDKVAALFYTVVNPLLNPLIYSLRNKDVKDAFRKATQTIRPHA